A window from Leptospira meyeri encodes these proteins:
- a CDS encoding succinate dehydrogenase/fumarate reductase iron-sulfur subunit produces MKLHLKVWRQKNKNDKGRMVSYEANNISEHMSFLEMLDVVNDDLIKKGDEPIAFDHDCREGICGACSMVINGVPHGPEKGTTTCQLHMRKFKDGDTIFIEPWRAKAFPVVKDLLVDRSAFDRIIQAGGYVSINTGGAPDGNALPIPKVDADLAMDAATCIGCGACVAACKNASAMLFVSAKVSHLALLPQGAVEKKERVRKMVSAMDKEGFGNCTNQYECEAACPKEISVNFITRLNREFISS; encoded by the coding sequence ATGAAGTTACACCTTAAAGTTTGGCGACAAAAAAATAAAAACGATAAAGGTCGTATGGTGAGTTATGAAGCGAACAACATCAGCGAACATATGTCTTTCCTTGAAATGTTGGATGTTGTTAACGATGACCTAATCAAAAAAGGTGATGAACCGATTGCCTTTGACCATGACTGCCGCGAAGGTATTTGTGGGGCCTGTTCGATGGTGATCAACGGCGTTCCGCATGGTCCAGAAAAAGGAACTACTACTTGCCAATTGCACATGCGTAAGTTCAAAGATGGTGATACAATTTTTATCGAACCGTGGCGAGCAAAGGCTTTTCCTGTAGTAAAAGATCTATTGGTAGATCGTTCTGCCTTTGATCGTATCATCCAAGCGGGTGGTTATGTATCCATCAATACGGGTGGGGCGCCAGATGGAAATGCACTACCAATTCCAAAAGTAGATGCTGATCTTGCGATGGATGCAGCTACTTGTATTGGATGTGGTGCTTGTGTGGCTGCTTGTAAAAATGCATCAGCAATGCTCTTTGTTTCTGCAAAAGTATCTCACTTAGCCCTCCTTCCACAAGGTGCAGTTGAAAAGAAAGAACGAGTTCGTAAAATGGTAAGCGCAATGGACAAAGAAGGATTTGGAAATTGTACAAATCAATACGAATGTGAAGCAGCTTGTCCGAAAGAAATTTCGGTAAACTTTATCACACGTTTGAACAGAGAATTTATTTCTAGCTAA
- a CDS encoding fumarate reductase/succinate dehydrogenase flavoprotein subunit produces MKLDAKIPSGPLEQKWDKHKQDIKLVNPANKRKYKVIIVGTGLAGASAAATLSELGYQVSVFCFQDSPRRAHSIAAQGGINAAKNYQNDGDSVYRLFYDTIKGGDFRAREANVYRLAHESTNIIDQCVAQGVPFAREYGGTLSNRSFGGAQVSRTFYAKGQTGQQLLLGAYSALEKQISRGAVKMYPRTEMLELVLVDGHAKGIVVRDLVTGEISSHAGDAVILASGGYGNVFYLSTNAKGSNVTATYRAYKKGAGFANPCYTQIHPTCIPQAGDYQSKLTLMSESLRNDGRVWVPKKKDDLRAPHEIPEDERDYYLERKYPSYGNLAPRDISSRSAKEACDNGLGVGPKVGDKRLGVYLDFSDSIKRLGEPVVADRYDNLFQMYERITGENPYKVPMRIYPAVHYTMGGLWVDYNLMSNVPGLHVLGEANFSDHGANRLGASALMQGLADGYFVIPYTIGDYFAKEGHKNISTDRPEFKEAEARVREMTNKLLSINGKKTPDDFHRALGKIMWDQCGMARNEKGLKDALKKIPELREEFWNNVKVAGSGSELNQELEKAGRVADYLEFGELLCLDALTREESCGGHFREEHQTEDGEAKRNDDKFCHVTAWEYKGEGKTPVEHREKLEYENIHLAVRSYK; encoded by the coding sequence ATGAAATTAGATGCAAAAATTCCGTCGGGTCCATTAGAACAAAAATGGGACAAACACAAACAAGACATCAAACTTGTAAACCCGGCAAACAAACGTAAGTATAAGGTCATCATTGTAGGAACTGGTCTTGCGGGAGCTTCTGCTGCTGCTACACTCTCTGAACTTGGATACCAAGTTTCAGTTTTTTGTTTCCAAGACAGTCCTAGACGAGCCCACTCCATTGCTGCCCAAGGTGGGATCAACGCTGCAAAAAATTATCAAAACGATGGCGACTCCGTTTACAGGTTGTTTTACGACACAATCAAAGGTGGGGATTTTCGGGCTCGTGAAGCAAACGTTTACCGTTTAGCTCATGAATCTACAAATATCATTGACCAGTGTGTAGCGCAAGGTGTTCCTTTTGCTCGTGAGTATGGTGGAACCCTTTCCAACCGGTCTTTTGGTGGAGCACAAGTTTCTCGAACTTTTTACGCCAAAGGACAAACTGGACAACAGTTGTTACTCGGTGCTTACTCGGCTTTAGAAAAACAAATCTCTCGTGGTGCCGTAAAAATGTATCCAAGAACAGAGATGTTAGAACTCGTTCTTGTGGATGGTCATGCAAAAGGGATCGTCGTTCGTGATCTAGTCACTGGAGAAATTTCTTCTCATGCAGGGGATGCTGTGATTCTCGCATCAGGTGGATACGGAAACGTATTTTATCTTTCCACCAACGCAAAAGGATCGAACGTAACTGCTACTTATCGTGCCTACAAAAAAGGTGCTGGATTTGCAAACCCTTGTTATACGCAAATTCACCCCACTTGTATCCCACAAGCTGGAGATTACCAATCAAAACTAACTCTAATGTCTGAATCTCTCCGTAACGACGGACGGGTTTGGGTTCCAAAGAAAAAAGATGATCTTCGTGCTCCTCATGAAATTCCAGAAGACGAAAGAGATTATTACCTCGAAAGAAAATACCCATCTTACGGAAACTTAGCACCTCGTGACATTTCATCACGTTCTGCAAAAGAAGCTTGTGACAATGGGCTTGGAGTTGGTCCTAAAGTTGGTGACAAACGACTTGGTGTTTACCTAGACTTTTCTGATTCCATCAAACGATTGGGAGAACCAGTAGTGGCTGACCGCTATGACAACCTCTTCCAGATGTATGAACGCATCACTGGAGAAAACCCTTACAAGGTTCCAATGCGTATATACCCTGCAGTCCACTATACAATGGGTGGTCTTTGGGTGGATTACAACCTTATGTCCAATGTCCCAGGTCTTCACGTTTTGGGTGAAGCAAACTTCTCTGACCACGGTGCAAACCGACTCGGAGCTTCTGCTCTGATGCAAGGTCTTGCCGACGGATACTTTGTGATTCCTTATACAATTGGTGATTACTTTGCAAAGGAAGGTCATAAAAATATCTCTACTGATAGACCAGAGTTCAAAGAAGCAGAAGCCCGAGTTCGTGAGATGACAAATAAATTGTTATCTATCAACGGTAAAAAGACTCCAGACGATTTCCATAGAGCCCTTGGTAAGATCATGTGGGATCAGTGTGGTATGGCTCGTAACGAAAAAGGTCTCAAAGATGCCTTGAAAAAAATTCCTGAACTTAGAGAGGAATTTTGGAATAACGTAAAAGTTGCCGGATCTGGATCGGAGCTCAACCAAGAGTTGGAAAAAGCCGGTCGCGTTGCCGATTACTTAGAGTTTGGTGAACTGCTCTGTTTAGATGCACTAACAAGAGAAGAATCTTGTGGTGGTCATTTCCGAGAGGAACACCAAACTGAAGATGGTGAAGCAAAACGTAATGACGATAAATTCTGTCACGTAACGGCTTGGGAGTATAAAGGTGAAGGAAAAACTCCTGTAGAACACCGCGAAAAACTCGAGTACGAAAACATCCACCTAGCCGTAAGGAGCTACAAATAA
- a CDS encoding succinate dehydrogenase cytochrome b subunit → MTLSLDFFRSSIGKKIIMAITGFIWFGFVILHMVGNLQVFQGPEKLNTYAKFLKDLGPLLWVARIGLIVAFFGHVCTAILLKIENSKARPVSYAKGSTIQASVASRTMAYSGLLLLTFLVYHLAHFTLGITNPEHYTYEYILKNGDVVHDVYAMVILGFQDPIISGTYIVFMVFLALHFSHALGSMLQTLGILAPKHNPSIQKISTGLGLIVFLGNCSMPISILLGYIR, encoded by the coding sequence ATGACGTTGAGTCTAGACTTCTTTCGATCCTCAATTGGAAAGAAGATCATAATGGCCATTACCGGATTTATCTGGTTTGGGTTCGTGATCCTTCACATGGTCGGAAACCTTCAAGTTTTCCAAGGACCAGAAAAATTAAACACCTACGCAAAGTTTCTCAAAGATTTAGGACCCCTATTGTGGGTAGCAAGGATCGGACTGATTGTGGCCTTTTTTGGTCACGTGTGTACGGCCATCCTTCTAAAAATTGAAAACTCTAAAGCAAGGCCAGTGTCTTACGCAAAGGGTTCTACCATCCAAGCTTCAGTTGCCTCTCGTACGATGGCATATAGTGGACTCCTTTTACTCACGTTCCTTGTATACCACTTGGCACATTTTACTTTAGGGATCACGAATCCGGAACACTACACTTACGAATACATCCTCAAAAATGGCGATGTAGTACATGATGTATATGCAATGGTGATTCTTGGGTTTCAAGATCCCATCATTTCCGGAACTTATATCGTTTTTATGGTTTTCCTTGCTCTTCATTTTTCTCATGCATTGGGATCTATGTTACAAACACTGGGAATCCTCGCACCAAAACACAACCCAAGCATTCAGAAAATTTCCACAGGACTTGGTCTTATTGTCTTCCTTGGAAATTGTTCCATGCCAATCTCGATTTTACTCGGGTACATTCGTTAA
- a CDS encoding SulP family inorganic anion transporter gives MFSKIKNDLPSGLVVFLVALPLCLGVALASGAPLLSGVISGVIGGVIVGILSHSNTSVSGPAAGLVTLVLAAIASLGDYHTFLLAVFLAGLIQITIGFLRGGFIANYIPSNVIQGLLASIGIILILKQIPHAVGFDVDPEEDFIFFQKDGENTFSELFNIINFFSWGAVIIAVSSLAVIFTYEKAKWKPLQFLPSPVLVILLGVFLNGIFQIYFPGLYLSEKHLVSIPNIKNWESVFFFPNFSAITDTKVWYFAFTIAAFATLETLLNLDAVERIDPHKRLASPNRELVAQGVGNSLSGLIGGLPITSVIVRSSVNIYAGAESKLSTIFHGILLSISVVFFGSFLNLIPLSSLAVILIVTGFKLTNLNLYRSIYNKGIYQFLPFIATIIAIIFTDLLTGVLIGLSISFIFILKNNYKNPFSVETETLNIGETIRIELPNQVSFLNKASIKDTLWALPENSKLIVDASNCNFIDHDILEVLEEFKTVVSVEKKIQLNLIGLKDSYELSDQVQFVNILDKEAQQKLTPDEILDFLKRGNERFVKGKWSEKYFKHQVNATAFGQNPIAVVLSCIDSRTSPEIIFDAGLGDIISIRIAGNIVNEEILGSLELSCDKIGTKLIVVLGHSNCGAVSSALYALREGNIASITNKIQKAIDESEKIIHPIQKENEHIFNHVVKANVKNSIQEILTKSPFLLGKVNSKEIKIVSGFYDTSSGEVQFFESIV, from the coding sequence ATGTTTTCAAAAATCAAAAATGATCTCCCTTCAGGCTTAGTTGTATTCTTAGTTGCACTCCCACTTTGTTTGGGTGTTGCATTAGCAAGCGGAGCCCCTTTGCTTTCCGGGGTCATTTCTGGTGTAATTGGCGGAGTGATTGTTGGTATCCTCAGTCACTCGAACACAAGTGTGAGTGGTCCAGCAGCAGGGCTTGTTACTTTGGTGTTGGCAGCGATTGCAAGCCTAGGTGATTATCATACCTTTCTTCTCGCTGTTTTTCTTGCCGGATTGATTCAAATCACCATTGGTTTTTTAAGAGGTGGATTCATTGCAAATTACATCCCGTCAAATGTGATCCAAGGTTTACTCGCATCTATCGGAATCATCCTCATCTTAAAACAAATTCCTCATGCTGTCGGATTCGATGTCGACCCAGAAGAAGACTTTATCTTTTTTCAAAAAGATGGGGAAAACACATTTTCTGAACTTTTTAATATCATCAATTTTTTTTCTTGGGGAGCCGTTATCATTGCCGTCTCTTCTCTGGCGGTTATCTTTACTTACGAAAAGGCGAAATGGAAACCGTTACAGTTTTTACCTTCACCCGTCCTTGTCATTCTTTTGGGAGTATTTCTAAATGGTATTTTTCAAATCTACTTCCCTGGACTTTATCTTTCTGAAAAACATTTAGTTTCAATACCGAATATCAAAAATTGGGAATCAGTTTTTTTCTTTCCCAATTTTTCTGCCATCACGGATACCAAAGTTTGGTATTTTGCTTTTACGATCGCAGCTTTTGCCACTCTTGAAACTTTACTTAATTTAGATGCAGTTGAAAGGATTGACCCACATAAAAGGTTGGCCTCACCAAACAGAGAACTTGTGGCTCAAGGAGTGGGGAACTCACTCTCTGGTTTGATTGGTGGCCTACCAATAACTTCTGTGATCGTTAGAAGTTCAGTGAATATATATGCAGGAGCAGAATCAAAACTATCAACAATATTCCACGGTATACTTTTATCCATTAGTGTTGTTTTTTTTGGATCTTTTTTAAACCTAATTCCACTATCCTCATTAGCTGTGATTTTAATTGTCACGGGCTTTAAACTAACAAACTTAAATTTATACAGATCAATTTACAACAAAGGAATTTACCAATTCCTCCCATTCATAGCTACTATTATAGCAATCATCTTTACCGACCTTCTAACTGGTGTATTAATTGGGCTTTCCATAAGTTTTATATTTATTCTCAAAAACAATTACAAAAATCCATTTTCAGTTGAAACCGAAACTCTTAATATTGGTGAAACCATTAGAATTGAACTTCCAAACCAAGTTTCTTTTCTGAACAAAGCTTCCATTAAAGATACACTTTGGGCCTTGCCAGAAAATTCTAAATTGATAGTAGATGCATCTAACTGTAATTTTATCGATCATGATATCTTAGAAGTTTTGGAAGAGTTCAAAACGGTCGTTTCTGTAGAGAAAAAGATCCAACTGAATCTGATTGGGTTAAAAGACTCCTACGAACTGAGTGATCAAGTTCAGTTTGTGAATATTTTAGATAAAGAAGCACAACAGAAATTAACTCCTGATGAAATTTTGGATTTTTTGAAACGAGGAAACGAAAGGTTTGTAAAAGGGAAATGGTCAGAAAAATACTTCAAACACCAAGTGAATGCCACGGCCTTTGGACAAAATCCCATTGCTGTAGTTTTATCTTGTATTGATTCCAGAACAAGTCCCGAAATTATTTTTGACGCAGGTCTCGGTGATATCATTTCGATTCGAATTGCAGGTAATATCGTTAACGAAGAAATACTTGGAAGTTTAGAGTTGTCCTGCGACAAGATTGGGACAAAACTAATTGTTGTTCTTGGTCATTCTAATTGTGGGGCAGTTTCGAGTGCTCTTTATGCGCTTCGAGAAGGAAACATTGCAAGCATCACAAACAAAATCCAAAAAGCCATTGATGAGTCTGAAAAAATCATCCACCCCATCCAAAAAGAAAACGAACATATTTTCAATCATGTCGTAAAAGCAAATGTAAAAAATTCCATCCAAGAGATTTTAACTAAAAGCCCATTTTTATTAGGAAAAGTGAATTCCAAAGAAATTAAAATTGTCTCTGGATTTTATGATACATCTTCAGGTGAAGTGCAGTTTTTTGAATCTATCGTATGA
- a CDS encoding DoxX family membrane protein, with the protein MKIAYIIVRVLLGALFLFSSVVILFNLVQQPETTGDLKVFNDGIKASGYLMTLIKVTELICAIAFLSGRFVPLASIVIAPIVVNIFFVHIMIAPEGIPVGIFVVVANAFIAYVNRNAYKPLFVPVYK; encoded by the coding sequence ATGAAAATTGCTTATATAATTGTTAGGGTACTGCTTGGTGCATTATTCCTTTTTTCTTCCGTGGTAATTCTCTTTAATTTGGTCCAACAGCCAGAAACAACGGGAGATTTAAAAGTTTTTAATGATGGTATCAAAGCTTCTGGTTATTTAATGACCCTCATTAAGGTAACGGAGCTTATCTGTGCGATCGCTTTTTTATCAGGTCGATTTGTTCCGTTGGCTTCGATTGTCATTGCTCCCATAGTTGTGAACATTTTCTTTGTTCATATAATGATCGCCCCTGAAGGAATCCCTGTTGGGATTTTTGTTGTTGTTGCCAATGCGTTTATTGCTTACGTTAATCGGAATGCTTACAAACCACTATTTGTTCCCGTTTATAAATAA
- a CDS encoding NHL repeat protein, with translation MIGQPDFVTKTLAPVSGASLNQPGPVTVSGNKLYISDSRNHRILGYLQIPNMNGVAADFVIGQLDFVSSSLANPPTANSYSSLWSIASSSNRLFVSDTVNNRQLIYNTLPTSNVAADVVLGVSNFTTAGPGTCSNVDLSSSEGVSTANGKLFVADEGHHRVLIWNTIPTSNYTPPDIVLGQADFNSCNSNRGGPTPTASSLATPGGVWSDGTRLFVADSSNGRVLVWNTIPTTNGQPADLVLGQANMESNVSATTASGFSVGGVYNLFSNGVQLFIGDGYNNRVLIWDSMPTVNGQPADKVLGQSNFTNNMSNDDGQTGVTGLNPTARTLSYPYGVYLSGKQLFVSDFDNNRVLIFNGK, from the coding sequence GTGATTGGTCAGCCAGATTTTGTAACGAAAACTTTAGCTCCTGTGTCGGGAGCAAGTTTGAACCAACCGGGGCCAGTAACCGTCAGTGGTAATAAATTATATATATCGGATTCAAGAAATCATCGTATTCTAGGATATCTACAAATTCCTAATATGAATGGTGTCGCTGCCGATTTTGTGATCGGCCAACTTGATTTTGTTTCTTCTAGTTTGGCAAACCCTCCAACTGCCAACTCTTATTCTTCTTTATGGAGCATAGCATCTTCTAGTAATCGACTATTTGTATCTGACACAGTGAACAACAGGCAATTGATTTATAACACCTTACCCACGTCAAATGTAGCTGCTGATGTTGTATTAGGAGTTTCCAATTTTACTACAGCCGGTCCTGGAACCTGCTCTAACGTGGATTTGTCTTCAAGTGAGGGAGTTTCGACAGCCAATGGTAAATTATTCGTCGCTGATGAAGGCCATCACCGTGTTTTGATTTGGAATACAATTCCTACTTCGAATTATACTCCACCTGACATTGTTTTAGGCCAAGCTGATTTCAATTCCTGTAATTCAAACCGAGGAGGTCCTACGCCAACGGCAAGTTCTCTAGCAACTCCCGGAGGGGTTTGGTCTGATGGCACTCGGTTGTTTGTTGCGGATTCATCGAATGGAAGGGTGTTGGTCTGGAATACAATACCAACGACGAACGGACAACCTGCGGATCTTGTTTTGGGTCAGGCCAACATGGAGAGTAATGTCTCGGCAACCACTGCTAGTGGATTTTCTGTAGGAGGCGTTTATAATCTATTTTCTAACGGGGTGCAGTTATTCATTGGCGATGGATACAACAACCGGGTTTTAATCTGGGATTCGATGCCAACTGTAAATGGACAACCAGCAGACAAAGTATTGGGACAAAGTAATTTTACAAATAATATGTCAAATGACGATGGGCAGACAGGAGTTACTGGACTTAACCCAACCGCTAGAACACTTTCTTATCCATACGGAGTCTACTTGTCAGGAAAACAATTGTTCGTAAGTGATTTTGATAACAATCGAGTTCTTATATTCAATGGGAAATAA
- a CDS encoding SRPBCC family protein — MIKNNLETIVEENKVTYKKYFDVSVDLLFEVWSTPEHLTEWWGPDGFTLTIKRLDFSNGGIWEFIMHGPDGHDYKNKIQFIDINKPNSITYKHIGDGEGDEDVDFQSRIVFEREGQGTNLIMEQLFSSKAELERVNEKYGAIEGGKQHLENLANYLEKIK, encoded by the coding sequence ATGATAAAAAATAACTTAGAAACAATAGTTGAAGAAAACAAGGTTACTTATAAAAAATATTTCGATGTGTCAGTTGATCTTCTTTTTGAGGTTTGGTCGACACCGGAACATTTAACAGAATGGTGGGGTCCAGATGGATTTACATTAACAATCAAAAGATTAGATTTTTCTAATGGTGGGATTTGGGAATTTATTATGCATGGACCAGATGGACATGATTATAAAAATAAAATTCAATTTATTGATATTAATAAACCAAATTCAATTACTTACAAACATATCGGTGATGGAGAAGGGGACGAAGATGTAGACTTCCAATCACGAATCGTCTTTGAGAGAGAAGGGCAAGGAACCAATCTCATTATGGAACAACTATTCTCAAGCAAAGCAGAATTAGAGCGTGTGAATGAAAAGTATGGAGCCATTGAAGGTGGGAAACAACACTTGGAAAATCTTGCAAATTATTTGGAGAAGATTAAATAA
- a CDS encoding ArsR/SmtB family transcription factor encodes MNAFAVLADETRRDIVRLVAKNGELTSSEISQNFQISPPAVSQHLKLLKDAKILHVKKEAQKRIYSLNQQGMKEMEDWILEVKNLWTKRLDKLDRYVIKLKMERANDKK; translated from the coding sequence ATGAACGCTTTTGCAGTTTTGGCGGATGAGACAAGAAGGGATATTGTGCGACTTGTAGCCAAAAATGGAGAACTCACCTCTTCAGAGATTAGTCAAAATTTTCAAATAAGTCCTCCTGCTGTCTCACAACATCTAAAATTACTGAAAGATGCAAAAATCCTTCATGTAAAAAAGGAAGCTCAGAAACGTATTTATAGCTTAAACCAACAAGGAATGAAGGAAATGGAAGATTGGATTTTAGAGGTTAAGAATCTTTGGACGAAGCGTTTGGATAAGTTAGATCGTTATGTAATAAAATTAAAAATGGAGAGAGCAAATGATAAAAAATAA
- a CDS encoding flavin-containing monooxygenase, which translates to MTTSLLRNPSVVVIGAGMTGILLAIELEKAGITDVTILEKKNDLGGTWRENTYPGVACDIPAHMYTYSFEPNPEWSHRFAHGDEIQAYFKRVSEKYKVTPKIHFNEAVSEASYQNGKWTTKTNQGKTYVSDFLISATGILHHPARPNIPGLDSFQGKCFHTAEWDHSVSLDGKRIGIIGTGSTAAQVIPEIMKVGKKVSVFQRTPQWIVRVPDANYTEKDKERWRKDRNILKRFHKWYTFAVEQTFSKAVIGKKLPHMLMSFLCKRNLKNSVKDPVLRKKLTPNYRVGCKRVIVNSTFYDAIQKPNADLVTEGIEKITEKGVITKDGKLHELDVLILATGFHPFNFMRPMNLTGKDGISIETVWKKKVQAYRSLFIPHFPNFVLMLGPNTPIGNFSVIAMSEVQTKYLMKIIQDWRKKKFDSIETTEDALKQFAAYLKAGMKNTVWLGGCQSWYLDPDGDPAMWPYTWSRWEKEMKTPEYKDFVLQSF; encoded by the coding sequence ATGACAACATCACTTCTTAGAAATCCATCTGTTGTGGTGATCGGTGCAGGAATGACCGGCATCTTACTTGCGATTGAACTAGAAAAAGCAGGGATCACAGACGTTACCATATTAGAGAAAAAAAACGACCTAGGAGGAACTTGGAGAGAAAACACCTATCCCGGTGTTGCTTGTGACATCCCAGCTCATATGTATACTTACAGTTTTGAACCCAATCCGGAATGGAGTCACCGTTTTGCCCACGGCGACGAAATCCAAGCCTACTTCAAACGAGTCAGTGAAAAATACAAAGTCACACCCAAAATCCATTTCAATGAAGCCGTTTCAGAAGCATCCTATCAAAATGGAAAGTGGACCACCAAAACAAATCAGGGAAAAACTTATGTATCCGATTTTCTCATTTCGGCAACAGGGATTTTACACCACCCAGCTCGCCCGAACATTCCAGGATTAGATTCCTTCCAAGGAAAATGTTTTCATACGGCTGAGTGGGATCATTCCGTTAGTTTGGATGGAAAACGAATTGGGATCATTGGAACAGGTTCGACCGCCGCTCAAGTGATTCCAGAAATTATGAAAGTGGGAAAAAAAGTTTCCGTTTTCCAAAGAACTCCACAGTGGATTGTTCGTGTTCCCGATGCCAATTATACAGAAAAGGATAAAGAACGTTGGAGAAAAGACCGCAACATTCTGAAACGATTTCATAAATGGTATACCTTTGCCGTAGAACAAACGTTTTCTAAAGCTGTCATAGGTAAAAAACTCCCTCATATGCTAATGAGTTTTCTTTGTAAACGGAATCTCAAGAATTCTGTAAAAGATCCTGTATTACGAAAAAAACTAACGCCTAACTATCGAGTAGGTTGCAAACGTGTGATTGTAAATTCTACCTTCTATGATGCAATTCAAAAACCAAATGCCGATTTGGTGACAGAAGGGATTGAAAAAATCACAGAAAAAGGGGTGATCACAAAAGATGGAAAACTCCATGAACTGGATGTTTTGATTCTAGCGACAGGATTTCATCCATTCAACTTCATGAGACCAATGAATTTAACAGGGAAAGATGGCATTTCAATTGAAACTGTTTGGAAAAAGAAAGTCCAAGCCTATCGGTCTCTCTTCATTCCTCACTTCCCTAATTTTGTATTGATGTTAGGACCCAATACACCCATTGGAAATTTCTCTGTCATTGCGATGAGTGAAGTGCAAACCAAATATCTGATGAAGATCATCCAAGATTGGAGAAAAAAGAAATTTGATTCCATTGAGACCACAGAAGATGCCTTAAAACAATTTGCCGCTTACCTCAAAGCTGGAATGAAGAATACAGTTTGGCTCGGTGGTTGTCAAAGTTGGTATTTGGATCCAGATGGTGACCCTGCCATGTGGCCTTATACCTGGAGTCGTTGGGAAAAGGAAATGAAAACTCCTGAGTACAAAGACTTTGTTTTGCAATCCTTTTAA
- a CDS encoding L,D-transpeptidase family protein: MKSIDSLKSIDSLKSLAFWLHLLGFSLKSKQFQCQKIKYITVLFCFLYFSGLLPLSGKGNSKRDFPLLDSEQILFITAKPGETYGFLDFYTLTEGEWAPVFEKIPVRLGRNGLIREEEKREGDGHTPAGIFPLQRIVGKKKREIRNLEYNEIRKNSHWSDSPISKNYNQMIPYPEKGAVSLWDPYIYELFFVIEHNTKPALPGFGSMIFLHPWNEDKPTSGCVGVSKEILDTIISKLDGNKHPSFFIQILD, translated from the coding sequence TTGAAATCCATCGACTCTCTGAAATCCATCGACTCTCTGAAATCCCTAGCATTCTGGCTCCATCTTCTCGGTTTCTCCCTAAAATCCAAGCAATTTCAATGCCAGAAAATCAAATATATCACTGTTCTCTTTTGTTTTCTTTATTTTTCTGGCCTCCTTCCACTTTCCGGCAAAGGAAATTCCAAGCGAGATTTTCCTCTCCTGGACTCAGAACAGATCCTTTTCATAACCGCAAAGCCTGGTGAAACCTATGGATTTTTAGATTTTTACACCTTAACTGAAGGGGAATGGGCCCCAGTCTTTGAAAAAATACCTGTGCGTCTTGGGCGAAATGGGCTCATCAGAGAAGAGGAAAAAAGAGAAGGGGATGGACACACTCCAGCAGGGATTTTTCCTCTCCAAAGGATTGTTGGCAAAAAAAAGCGAGAAATTCGAAATTTAGAATACAATGAAATTCGAAAGAATTCTCATTGGAGTGATTCTCCCATTTCTAAAAATTACAACCAAATGATTCCCTATCCTGAGAAAGGGGCAGTTTCTCTTTGGGATCCTTATATTTATGAATTATTTTTTGTCATTGAACACAATACAAAACCAGCTCTACCTGGGTTTGGGAGTATGATTTTTTTACATCCATGGAATGAGGACAAACCCACATCTGGTTGTGTGGGAGTTTCTAAAGAAATTTTAGATACCATCATTTCTAAGTTAGATGGCAATAAACATCCAAGTTTTTTCATTCAAATTCTGGATTAA